Proteins encoded within one genomic window of Papio anubis isolate 15944 chromosome X, Panubis1.0, whole genome shotgun sequence:
- the RTL3 gene encoding LOW QUALITY PROTEIN: retrotransposon Gag-like protein 3 (The sequence of the model RefSeq protein was modified relative to this genomic sequence to represent the inferred CDS: substituted 1 base at 1 genomic stop codon), which produces MVEDLAASYIALKLENEILQAQVRQLMEENATLRAQISELQKSQAAKEDDLLRKSSEAKEPQKLPEHTNPPAAWESQKTPEFKEPQKPPEPQELPPWEPPAAWELQEAPAAPESLEPPATQESQKPPMAHEIPAVLEGQGSADTQDPTSAQEPESSELQDPPNIEKPQEATKCQETAAQLEFRELPAPQDLLEPSNAQEFLELSATQESLESLIVVETLAAPEFPQAPIGLEATAFPLEYPLTFNGDSQKLPEFLVQLNSYMRVKGHLCTTEAALMSFVGNCFSDKAGWWFQLLLDIQSPLPGQCENFIHVLQDTFDNPENMEDANQCICQLCQGEGHVTTHFHLVAQELNWDENILCIQFQEGLSSSIRDXLFHTSPATNLSDLITQCISLEEKPDPNPLGKSSSAEGDGPESPPDENQPMQAAINCPHNSEAEWAHWRKGHLCLYCGYPGHFARDCPVKSHQALQVGNFEACQ; this is translated from the coding sequence ATGGTGGAGGACTTAGCAGCCTCCTATATTGCTCTGAAATTGGAGAATGAAATTCTGCAGGCTCAAGTGCGGCAGCTGATGGAAGAAAATGCTACCCTCCGGGCCCAGATCTCAGAGCTTCAGAAGTCCCAAGCAGCCAAGGAGGATGATCTACTCCGAAAGTCCTCAGAGGCCAAGGAGCCCCAGAAGCTCCCAGAGCACACGAATCCCCCAGCAGCCTGGGAGTCCCAAAAGACCCCAGAGTTCAAGGAGCCCCAGAAGCCACCAGAGCCACAGGAGCTTCCACCCTGGGAACCCCCAGCAGCCTGGGAGCTCCAGGAGGCCCCAGCAGCCCCAGAGTCCCTGGAGCCTCCGGCAACCCAGGAGTCCCAGAAACCTCCAATGGCCCATGAGATCCCAGCAGTCTTGGAGGGCCAGGGGTCTGCAGACACTCAGGATCCCACATCAGCCCAAGAGCCCGAGAGTTCAGAACTCCAGGATCCCCCAAATATTGAGAAGCCCCAGGAGGCAACAAAATGCCAGGAGACTGCAGCACAGCTAGAGTTCCGTGAGCTTCCAGCTCCCCAGGATCTTCTGGAGCCTTCAAATGCCCAGGAATTCCTAGAACTCTCAGCAACCCAGGAGTCCCTGGAGAGTCTAATAGTTGTGGAGACATTGGCAGCTCCAGAGTTTCCACAGGCCCCTATTGGGTTAGAGGCTACAGCTTTCCCCCTGGAATACCCTTTAACTTTCAATGGAGATTCCCAGAAGCTTCCCGAGTTCCTGGTTCAACTGAATAGTTACATGAGAGTCAAAGGGCACCTGTGTACCACTGAGGCAGCCCTGATGAGCTTTGTTGGCAATTGCTTCTCAGATAAGGCAGGATGGTGGTTCCAGCTCTTACTGGATATCCAAAGCCCCTTACCGGGTCAATGTGAAAATTTCATACATGTGCTCCAGGATACTTTTGATAATCCCGAAAACATGGAAGATGCCAACCAGTGCATCTGTCAACTCTGCCAAGGGGAGGGTCATGTAACAACCCACTTCCACCTTGTTGCTCAAGAGCTGAACTGGGATGAAAACATTCTCTGCATTCAATTTCAAGAAGGGCTTTCCAGTTCTATACGAGATTAACTGTTTCACACAAGCCCAGCCACCAACCTATCTGATCTCATCACTCAGTGCATCAGCCTAGAAGAGAAGCCTGATCCCAATCCATTAGGGAAAAGCTCCTCTGCAGAGGGAGATGGGCCTGAGAGTCCACCAGATGAAAACCAACCTATGCAAGCTGCAATCAACTGTCCACACAACAGTGAAGCTGAATGGGCCCATTGGCGCAAAGGCCACTTATGCCTCTACTGTGGTTATCCTGGTCATTTTGCCAGAGATTGCCCTGTCAAGTCTCATCAAGCCCTGCAGGTAGGAAACTTTGAGGCCTGCCAGTAA